One part of the Arcanobacterium phocisimile genome encodes these proteins:
- a CDS encoding vWA domain-containing protein: MYQSKFSLVIRRGALFFIALILLTATSGLAGSRVWAGAVEAVNDPMNPPCVEYSDVPGEVRLCKTAKAVEGLVNTWDITLRVEARELKRTSDVVLVIDRSGSMRTAGRMRSAKTAAKLFVDKLLSDTSSQATRIGLVSFAAYATLDKNIGSSKNDLDAAIDSMRPFGGTFTQDGIRKATEMLADSTADQKHIVLLSDGEPTFGYGINSPLDIGKLDKYSVSWGTRDNLEKSDFSNYRMGNGYSVWAISGYFSNIDNRIIYLNHGNSAVAEANFAKKDNNKVWSVALAVGQNGQNILSRIATAPENYTSAEPNQLESVFSKIAGSIISPISDARIVDPMGDGFRVVGAVTPLQGDATYNELDGVLSWNIGDLTQSEIRDGKRVKYEELTYRVEITDKLRDVKKEGQTPSSTDLFPTNKDAQLTYKDHLGENREKLFPKPEVNPVLITVQKKVLTADKKPKNVNHDFKIDLKNDVARGICRSPQECPSQLTYDLNASNAESATKSRQTQLRLTGTYSVEELFEGNVTSEDYDVSYQVNGADSASFTVNNNNDPDISVVVTNTEKPINLTATKVWENVPENQRSDVKVVPERSTDGSDWAEVGEPKVIQRQNEESSVSWKLDRFAENGQRYQYRVKELTDLPHVSSKVECSPATEQTSGTIECTVTNTANPGSVSWAKVDAADSSDTFLGGSVWTLTAENQESTTVEDCIAENAEKCLGPDKDPEAGKFTVSDLAWGKWTLVETRAPFGYFLDSTPHEVTIGGETINASFGKIENTRIETPPLPLTGGISRDHFYVAGTLLFVLAAGVMRRNRRHAN; encoded by the coding sequence ATGTATCAGTCTAAGTTTAGTCTTGTGATCCGTCGAGGTGCATTATTTTTCATTGCGCTTATCTTACTCACTGCTACCAGCGGACTTGCTGGTAGCAGAGTTTGGGCTGGTGCTGTTGAAGCTGTCAACGATCCAATGAATCCCCCCTGTGTCGAGTATTCAGATGTTCCTGGGGAAGTGCGGCTTTGTAAAACAGCGAAAGCGGTTGAAGGTCTTGTTAATACATGGGATATAACACTACGTGTTGAAGCACGGGAGCTGAAGCGGACGAGCGATGTTGTACTTGTGATTGATCGTTCAGGAAGTATGAGAACTGCGGGGCGAATGCGTTCAGCTAAAACAGCTGCAAAATTATTCGTTGATAAGTTGCTTTCTGATACGAGTTCGCAAGCAACGCGAATTGGGCTGGTCTCTTTTGCTGCTTATGCTACGTTGGACAAGAATATTGGCAGTAGTAAGAATGATTTAGATGCTGCGATCGATAGTATGCGGCCGTTCGGGGGTACGTTCACCCAAGATGGCATTCGTAAAGCTACTGAAATGCTGGCAGATTCCACTGCTGATCAAAAACATATCGTGTTACTTTCTGATGGAGAGCCGACTTTTGGGTATGGGATAAATAGCCCTCTTGATATAGGGAAGTTAGACAAATACAGTGTTTCTTGGGGGACGCGAGATAACTTAGAGAAGAGTGACTTTTCTAATTATCGGATGGGGAATGGGTATAGTGTATGGGCTATCAGCGGTTATTTTTCAAACATTGATAATAGAATCATTTACCTCAACCACGGTAACTCAGCAGTAGCTGAGGCGAATTTTGCTAAAAAGGATAATAATAAGGTTTGGTCTGTAGCGCTTGCTGTTGGGCAAAACGGTCAAAATATTTTGAGTAGAATAGCAACTGCTCCAGAGAACTACACGAGTGCTGAGCCGAATCAGCTTGAAAGTGTTTTCAGTAAAATTGCCGGATCGATTATTTCACCGATTTCAGACGCACGCATTGTAGATCCGATGGGTGATGGATTTCGTGTTGTTGGTGCTGTTACACCGCTCCAAGGTGATGCTACATATAATGAATTAGATGGGGTGCTCTCCTGGAATATTGGTGATTTAACTCAGTCGGAGATTCGGGATGGTAAGCGAGTTAAATATGAAGAATTAACTTATCGTGTGGAGATAACCGATAAACTTCGGGACGTTAAAAAAGAAGGTCAAACTCCTAGTTCAACGGACCTATTTCCGACGAATAAAGATGCTCAACTAACATACAAAGATCATTTGGGGGAAAACAGGGAAAAGCTTTTTCCGAAACCCGAAGTGAACCCAGTTTTAATTACGGTGCAGAAGAAAGTTCTCACAGCTGATAAAAAGCCGAAAAATGTGAATCATGATTTTAAGATTGATTTAAAGAATGACGTTGCACGAGGTATATGTAGGAGTCCGCAAGAGTGCCCATCGCAACTCACGTATGATCTGAATGCCTCAAATGCTGAGTCAGCAACGAAGTCACGCCAAACACAGTTACGCTTAACAGGTACGTATAGCGTTGAAGAACTTTTTGAAGGCAATGTAACTTCAGAAGATTATGACGTGTCTTATCAGGTGAACGGAGCTGACTCTGCTTCGTTTACTGTCAACAACAATAATGACCCAGATATTAGTGTTGTTGTGACTAATACGGAAAAACCGATTAATCTTACTGCGACGAAAGTATGGGAAAATGTCCCAGAAAATCAGCGTTCAGATGTGAAGGTTGTACCAGAACGATCAACCGACGGTAGCGATTGGGCTGAGGTCGGGGAACCTAAAGTTATTCAAAGGCAGAATGAGGAATCTTCGGTATCGTGGAAGCTTGATCGTTTTGCTGAAAATGGTCAACGGTACCAGTACCGAGTCAAAGAACTTACCGATCTTCCACATGTGTCAAGTAAAGTAGAATGTTCACCGGCCACTGAACAGACAAGTGGAACCATAGAATGTACTGTCACAAATACAGCGAACCCTGGTTCTGTTAGTTGGGCCAAGGTTGATGCAGCAGATAGCTCTGATACGTTCTTAGGTGGTTCAGTCTGGACATTAACTGCTGAAAACCAAGAGTCGACAACTGTTGAAGATTGTATAGCTGAAAATGCAGAAAAATGTCTTGGGCCTGACAAAGATCCGGAAGCCGGTAAGTTCACGGTATCCGATCTTGCCTGGGGGAAGTGGACATTGGTAGAGACCCGTGCGCCATTCGGTTATTTTCTAGATTCTACTCCTCATGAAGTAACCATCGGTGGAGAAACTATCAATGCTAGTTTCGGGAAGATTGAGAATACTCGCATAGAAACGCCACCATTGCCACTGACCGGCGGGATAAGCCGGGACCACTTCTATGTCGCTGGTACTCTTTTATTTGTACTAGCAGCAGGTGTGATGCGGCGAAACCGTAGACACGCAAACTAG
- a CDS encoding sulfite exporter TauE/SafE family protein — protein sequence MLSFPSMTLLALGAFFVGVSKLALPGLTTLSVVIFALVLPTKTSTAVLLILLIVGDLLAVKTWFPYVHWDALKKLFVGVLLGVLLGSWFLAKVPAHSLQKIIGTLILVLIAITFILQRSTSINAQQRLASPVTRYIYGTLAGFTTMTANAGGPVVTLYFLASGYGVEAFLGTQAWFFFLVNLVKLPLALNVGLLNAHYTFIALALSPLVIVGAICGRYLVRYIKSEVFNNLVTILTLTTALYLVIA from the coding sequence ATGCTGAGTTTTCCTTCAATGACATTACTAGCACTTGGCGCATTCTTCGTCGGAGTATCTAAACTAGCCCTTCCGGGTCTCACCACCCTCTCAGTCGTTATTTTCGCTCTTGTTTTACCAACAAAAACCTCAACGGCTGTTCTCTTAATATTGCTCATTGTTGGAGATCTTCTTGCTGTTAAAACTTGGTTCCCTTACGTACATTGGGACGCCTTAAAGAAGCTATTTGTTGGTGTTCTATTGGGCGTTTTACTAGGTTCTTGGTTTTTGGCTAAAGTTCCGGCGCATAGCCTTCAAAAAATTATTGGAACACTCATCCTGGTACTGATTGCCATCACTTTTATTCTCCAGCGCTCAACATCTATCAACGCTCAACAACGCTTGGCATCCCCTGTAACACGTTATATATATGGAACCCTTGCAGGATTCACGACAATGACAGCAAATGCGGGAGGACCGGTGGTTACTCTGTATTTTCTGGCCTCAGGGTATGGCGTCGAAGCATTTTTGGGTACTCAAGCGTGGTTCTTTTTCCTTGTGAATCTTGTAAAACTTCCGTTAGCTCTCAACGTTGGATTATTGAACGCTCACTACACGTTTATCGCTTTAGCGTTATCCCCATTAGTCATTGTGGGAGCAATTTGTGGGCGTTATCTAGTTCGCTATATAAAGTCTGAAGTATTTAATAACTTGGTGACTATATTGACACTTACCACAGCACTTTATCTCGTGATTGCGTAA
- a CDS encoding alpha-mannosidase — translation MDAGLLLTRIKRTLNERIARAQYTPVSQLTVTTWRVPDETVDGKSVIGEPTTPPSSAHFTVLNVGETWGKPWQTVWFNIHGTTPEHIPAGDTVEARINLGWADHSAGFQSEGLVRDSQGHTVKALNPRNQWIPLPQTPNTSFNFTIEAAANPLLLEVLPFQVTYDGDKLTASQQDTYQLSQADVVVRHNDVVNLTTDITVLYELLEAKGTAAFTNDDYETLYALNSALDQIDLDNIPATAAAARTVIAPILARPALPGAHRLSAVGHAHIDSAWLWPIRETKRKVNRTIANVVRLIEDGTGLVFALPAAQHVAWLADEDPELFERVKKCVRDGSIVPVGSMWVEPDAVLPGGEAMARQLVEGISFFREAFDYECKEIWLPDSFGYSAALPQLAREAGIDRFLTQKISWNQTNIFPHHTLQWEGIDGSRIFTHFPPADTYGSEITGAQIRHAVENFKNKGETNSSLLPYGYGDGGGGPTREMMERLDRLEDLRGAPRIIRESPHDFFDRAEAEFPEPPVWVGELYLELHRGTFTSQIAAKQGNRRSEALLRETELWCTIAALAGASYPYEELRALWRNVLLCQFHDILPGTSVAWVYREVAKIYACVKETCERLISDAFSYLSAGRSPVHALANATAFSSRGVAPLGAAVAAEYSGGVVDDIQIGKSFLSNGVLTIDFADDGACTRITDATGHTFIPSGEKAGQFFVFQDFPNMWDAWDIDPFYRGSETVLPLEFDGTRIDDDGVACARSRATFNNSHMSIEWRLAPGADYVDVHVEADWHEHEKLLKLGFPVDIHTASAQYETQMGYIERPTHTNTSWDSAKFEVSTHRWVRLENAHISWSIANDATYGWDISRHSAGRRGTWSLVRATLIKSAVYPDPNQDQGTFSWNFRIRPQASVAQAIADGQQLNLPLREAPVEIQAPFSVDGAIVESVAMAPDKSGDVVVRLYEGLGSPAHVTLTWPDVQVTATDLCYRPSEDAPAVSSDAGKHSFDLAPFQIATMRITPAERN, via the coding sequence ATGGACGCCGGACTACTTCTCACTCGTATCAAGCGCACGCTTAACGAGCGAATCGCGCGAGCACAATACACTCCAGTTAGTCAGCTAACCGTAACCACATGGCGGGTGCCAGACGAAACAGTTGACGGGAAAAGCGTCATCGGAGAACCCACAACTCCGCCGTCGTCAGCTCACTTCACTGTATTAAACGTCGGCGAAACCTGGGGAAAACCCTGGCAAACCGTCTGGTTCAACATCCACGGAACCACCCCGGAACATATTCCTGCCGGGGACACAGTCGAAGCACGGATCAACCTTGGCTGGGCTGACCACTCTGCCGGATTCCAAAGCGAAGGCCTCGTACGTGATAGCCAAGGGCATACCGTAAAAGCCCTCAACCCACGCAACCAGTGGATACCACTTCCACAAACACCTAACACCAGCTTCAACTTCACCATCGAAGCCGCAGCCAACCCACTCCTCCTTGAAGTCCTTCCCTTTCAAGTCACCTACGACGGCGATAAGCTCACCGCATCCCAGCAAGATACCTATCAGTTGTCCCAAGCAGACGTGGTCGTTCGCCACAACGACGTCGTCAATCTCACCACAGACATCACAGTCCTCTACGAGTTGCTTGAAGCCAAAGGCACCGCCGCCTTCACCAATGACGACTACGAGACGCTGTACGCGCTGAACTCTGCCCTCGATCAGATCGATCTGGACAACATCCCGGCAACCGCTGCCGCTGCCCGCACAGTAATCGCACCGATTCTCGCCCGCCCAGCACTACCCGGCGCACATCGCCTCTCCGCCGTCGGCCACGCCCACATCGATTCCGCCTGGTTGTGGCCAATCCGCGAAACAAAACGCAAAGTCAATCGCACCATCGCCAACGTTGTCCGCCTGATTGAGGACGGAACCGGACTGGTCTTTGCACTACCTGCCGCTCAACACGTTGCCTGGCTGGCCGACGAAGATCCCGAACTCTTCGAACGCGTCAAGAAATGCGTGCGCGACGGCTCCATCGTTCCGGTTGGATCCATGTGGGTAGAACCCGATGCCGTCCTGCCCGGCGGTGAAGCCATGGCCCGCCAACTCGTAGAAGGAATCAGCTTCTTCCGGGAAGCATTCGACTACGAATGCAAAGAAATCTGGCTCCCAGACTCCTTCGGCTACTCTGCCGCTCTGCCACAGCTAGCTCGCGAAGCTGGCATTGATCGGTTCTTAACTCAGAAAATATCGTGGAACCAAACCAACATATTCCCGCATCACACCCTGCAATGGGAAGGAATTGACGGGTCGCGGATCTTCACTCACTTCCCGCCGGCAGACACATATGGTTCGGAAATCACCGGTGCCCAGATTCGCCACGCCGTCGAAAACTTCAAAAACAAAGGTGAGACCAACAGTTCCCTTCTCCCATATGGATATGGCGACGGCGGTGGAGGTCCCACCCGGGAAATGATGGAACGCCTCGATAGGTTGGAAGATCTCCGTGGTGCACCGCGCATCATCCGGGAATCTCCACATGATTTCTTCGACCGTGCCGAAGCTGAATTCCCTGAACCTCCAGTCTGGGTTGGCGAACTCTACCTTGAACTACATCGCGGTACGTTCACCTCCCAAATCGCCGCGAAACAAGGCAACCGCCGTAGTGAGGCATTACTGCGTGAAACTGAATTGTGGTGCACTATTGCTGCCCTTGCCGGGGCCAGCTATCCATATGAAGAACTGCGTGCACTTTGGCGCAATGTTTTACTGTGCCAGTTCCACGATATTTTGCCTGGCACATCGGTTGCCTGGGTCTATCGCGAAGTAGCTAAGATCTATGCTTGCGTCAAAGAAACCTGCGAACGGCTTATTTCGGACGCGTTCTCATACTTATCTGCGGGTCGCTCCCCCGTCCACGCCCTTGCTAACGCCACAGCTTTCTCCTCACGTGGCGTTGCACCATTGGGCGCGGCAGTGGCGGCCGAATATTCCGGTGGCGTCGTTGATGATATTCAGATCGGCAAATCGTTCCTCTCCAACGGTGTTCTCACCATCGATTTTGCTGACGACGGCGCATGCACCCGCATCACCGATGCCACCGGACACACGTTTATTCCATCCGGCGAAAAGGCTGGCCAATTCTTTGTGTTCCAAGACTTCCCCAACATGTGGGATGCGTGGGATATTGATCCTTTCTATCGCGGTTCTGAAACAGTGTTACCGCTAGAGTTCGACGGAACTAGAATCGACGACGACGGCGTGGCCTGCGCTCGTTCCCGCGCCACATTCAACAACTCACATATGAGTATTGAATGGCGGCTCGCTCCGGGCGCCGACTATGTTGATGTTCATGTGGAAGCCGATTGGCACGAACACGAAAAACTTCTCAAGTTGGGATTCCCGGTAGATATTCATACCGCCAGTGCTCAATACGAAACTCAGATGGGCTATATTGAGCGGCCAACTCATACCAATACCTCATGGGATAGCGCTAAGTTTGAAGTTAGTACCCATCGCTGGGTGCGCCTCGAGAATGCTCACATATCCTGGTCAATCGCCAACGATGCTACATATGGATGGGATATCAGCCGCCACAGTGCTGGCCGACGCGGAACGTGGAGCCTTGTGCGTGCCACACTCATAAAATCCGCTGTTTATCCAGATCCAAACCAAGATCAAGGAACGTTCTCGTGGAACTTCCGGATTCGCCCGCAGGCTTCTGTCGCTCAAGCAATTGCTGACGGCCAGCAACTCAATCTGCCGTTGCGTGAAGCCCCCGTGGAAATCCAGGCACCGTTTAGTGTTGATGGCGCAATCGTTGAATCTGTTGCGATGGCACCGGATAAGAGTGGCGACGTCGTCGTCCGGCTATATGAGGGGCTCGGTAGTCCAGCACACGTCACGCTCACCTGGCCAGATGTTCAGGTGACGGCCACTGACTTGTGTTACCGCCCTAGTGAGGATGCGCCAGCGGTATCCTCAGATGCCGGAAAGCATAGTTTTGATCTTGCCCCGTTCCAGATCGCCACGATGCGTATCACCCCAGCAGAAAGGAACTAG
- a CDS encoding carbohydrate kinase family protein: MSILIVGEAVIDIIKRTDGTIEEHPGGSPANVAIGASRLGIPAHLLTMVGGDAHGKIVEQWLADDDVATTTVETERTATALATLDETGASTYTFDMTWDLDGYAPDLTGVEHVHTGSIAAFIEPGAQDVARIIGRARQNATISYDPNIRPALIDDMAKVREHVLSLVAQADVVKCSDEDLGYLFERDALSQDDAIELARTWIAQGRTSGHGPLLVAVTAGKEGVIVVNAAGEYVHVAADPQVKVVDTVGAGDSFMGALVYQLAHRGLTGRREKIAQLDQGTVREIAEFAARVADITVSRAGANPPRLEEL; encoded by the coding sequence ATGAGCATTTTGATCGTTGGCGAAGCCGTCATCGACATCATCAAACGCACTGACGGAACTATTGAAGAACACCCGGGTGGAAGCCCTGCAAATGTTGCTATCGGAGCTAGCCGGCTTGGTATTCCAGCCCACCTTTTGACGATGGTTGGAGGCGATGCGCACGGGAAGATCGTTGAACAATGGTTAGCTGACGACGACGTTGCCACTACTACTGTCGAAACCGAACGTACCGCGACCGCTCTTGCCACTCTTGACGAGACGGGCGCAAGTACTTACACGTTCGATATGACCTGGGATCTGGACGGATACGCGCCAGATCTGACAGGAGTTGAGCATGTGCATACCGGTTCTATTGCAGCGTTTATCGAGCCTGGCGCCCAAGATGTAGCGCGGATTATTGGCCGTGCCCGACAGAACGCCACTATCAGTTACGATCCCAATATTCGGCCAGCACTTATTGATGATATGGCGAAGGTTCGAGAGCACGTGTTGAGCCTAGTAGCGCAGGCTGATGTGGTGAAATGCTCTGATGAAGATCTTGGATATTTGTTCGAACGTGACGCGTTAAGTCAAGATGACGCGATTGAGCTGGCACGTACCTGGATTGCGCAAGGACGCACATCTGGGCATGGGCCGCTGTTGGTTGCTGTAACTGCCGGAAAAGAGGGTGTTATCGTCGTAAACGCAGCCGGTGAATATGTTCATGTGGCGGCAGATCCGCAGGTGAAAGTTGTCGATACGGTTGGGGCTGGCGATTCCTTCATGGGCGCACTCGTCTACCAGTTAGCTCACCGTGGCTTGACTGGTCGTCGCGAAAAGATTGCCCAACTTGATCAAGGCACTGTGCGTGAGATTGCCGAGTTTGCAGCGCGGGTTGCTGATATTACTGTTTCGCGGGCGGGGGCAAACCCACCACGACTCGAAGAGCTCTAA
- a CDS encoding LacI family DNA-binding transcriptional regulator, which produces MSRKTIKDIAQEAGVSITAVSFALNNRPGISEQTRERILDIANKMDWVPNSRAQSLSLAKADAVGLFIARQPDSYTSERFFFNFIVGLQETLTQHNYDLVFHTGPDLEAEIATYRTWWAQGRVDGVVVVDPIDGDPRIDILNEIGLPAVVVGNDVPNTASIIGDEAAIVTTLAEHLYDQGARTIGYVTGIPSLIHTQERIRALENHGRKRGFTTVVASGTTATEEAGRNAIAELLDAHATPDAIIFDNEILTLGGFNALRAAGKEIGRDVLICSCEDSPLCRIVTPSITVINREPAAIGRQAAALLLDVLNGNQPRLEKQEPADIIIRDSTRKLPQKDEEVCK; this is translated from the coding sequence ATGAGTAGAAAAACAATCAAGGATATTGCCCAAGAAGCAGGCGTCTCGATCACTGCTGTATCCTTCGCCCTCAACAACCGCCCAGGTATCTCCGAACAAACCCGCGAACGCATCCTCGACATCGCAAACAAAATGGACTGGGTACCCAACTCTCGCGCTCAATCACTTTCCCTCGCTAAAGCCGACGCGGTAGGGCTCTTCATCGCCCGCCAACCAGATTCCTACACATCTGAACGATTCTTCTTCAACTTCATTGTCGGCCTGCAAGAAACACTCACCCAACACAACTACGATCTGGTATTCCATACCGGCCCAGATCTAGAAGCCGAAATAGCTACCTATCGCACGTGGTGGGCACAAGGGCGAGTCGACGGCGTCGTCGTCGTTGATCCGATCGACGGCGATCCGCGAATCGATATCCTTAACGAAATCGGATTGCCAGCCGTCGTCGTTGGCAATGACGTCCCCAACACCGCCTCCATTATTGGCGACGAAGCCGCAATCGTCACCACGCTTGCTGAACACCTCTATGACCAAGGCGCCCGAACCATCGGATACGTTACCGGTATACCGAGCCTCATCCACACTCAAGAACGTATTCGAGCCCTCGAAAACCATGGTCGTAAACGTGGCTTTACTACAGTAGTAGCAAGTGGAACGACCGCAACCGAAGAAGCTGGACGCAACGCCATTGCGGAACTCCTCGACGCACACGCTACCCCCGATGCCATCATTTTTGACAACGAAATCCTCACCCTCGGCGGGTTTAACGCATTGCGCGCTGCCGGTAAAGAAATCGGCCGTGACGTGTTGATCTGCTCATGCGAAGACTCCCCACTGTGTCGAATAGTCACCCCGTCAATTACGGTTATCAATCGTGAACCAGCAGCTATTGGCCGGCAGGCTGCAGCGCTTTTGCTGGACGTTCTCAACGGCAACCAGCCTCGCCTGGAAAAGCAAGAACCGGCTGACATTATCATTCGGGATTCAACCCGAAAACTCCCACAGAAAGACGAAGAGGTCTGCAAATGA
- a CDS encoding AGE family epimerase/isomerase — translation MVIDETTQSWLAQEFHALVDFARRSRCEHGFSTLDADGEADRAAGLQLWINCRMTHVFCLATLNGDESARAFAQHGIDCLRHYFYDEQHGGFFTTLRYDTDEPLGDNGERKAAYAHAFVLLAASSGIQAGLTGAQELYDLALTAHETYFWEPEYGLARESWNRDFTETEDYRGANANMHTLEASLAAWDATSDVRWLEKSASILSFVLGEAEKIGWRIPEHFDSSWQLLPDFNRDQPADPFRPFGLTPGHGIEWARLTLHFWAANNRLAGDIAPELHEFVEHLPQAAYSLFTTALADGWDADGAPGIVYTTDFDGEPVVHERMHWTVCEGLGAAAAFATYAEHAGDSDLRAEMQLWFDTFLDYAKEYLIETPGRWIHELDRTNTPSGITWPGKPDVYHAAQCVLMPKLDLTPCFAGALAHKSHD, via the coding sequence ATGGTCATTGATGAAACCACCCAGTCCTGGCTTGCCCAGGAATTTCATGCGTTAGTTGATTTTGCTCGCCGGTCACGCTGCGAGCATGGTTTTTCTACTCTCGACGCCGACGGCGAAGCTGATCGGGCTGCCGGCCTTCAGCTATGGATCAACTGCCGGATGACGCATGTTTTTTGCCTTGCAACACTCAATGGCGACGAGTCGGCTCGCGCTTTTGCCCAGCACGGAATCGACTGCTTGCGCCACTATTTTTACGACGAACAGCACGGTGGCTTCTTCACAACATTGCGGTATGACACCGATGAACCACTCGGGGATAACGGCGAACGCAAAGCAGCCTACGCGCACGCTTTCGTTCTGCTCGCTGCTAGTTCAGGCATCCAGGCAGGCTTAACCGGCGCACAGGAACTATATGATCTTGCGCTAACCGCCCACGAAACCTATTTTTGGGAGCCAGAATACGGGTTAGCCCGTGAATCCTGGAACCGCGATTTTACTGAAACTGAAGACTATCGTGGCGCCAACGCAAATATGCATACATTGGAAGCTTCATTAGCTGCTTGGGATGCCACATCGGACGTACGCTGGCTTGAAAAGTCGGCCTCGATTCTCTCTTTTGTGCTGGGTGAAGCCGAAAAGATCGGCTGGCGTATTCCAGAACATTTCGATTCATCATGGCAACTCCTTCCAGATTTTAATCGAGATCAACCAGCCGATCCGTTCCGTCCCTTTGGCCTAACTCCAGGCCACGGTATTGAATGGGCACGGTTAACTCTGCATTTCTGGGCTGCTAACAACCGACTTGCGGGCGATATTGCTCCTGAGTTACACGAATTTGTTGAGCACCTCCCACAAGCTGCCTATTCATTGTTCACGACGGCGTTGGCTGATGGCTGGGATGCCGATGGTGCTCCGGGAATTGTCTACACAACAGACTTCGACGGCGAACCAGTGGTTCATGAGCGGATGCACTGGACAGTGTGTGAGGGGTTGGGAGCCGCTGCCGCCTTCGCTACCTATGCCGAACATGCAGGCGATAGCGATCTCCGTGCCGAAATGCAGCTATGGTTTGATACATTCCTCGACTACGCCAAGGAATATCTCATCGAAACGCCCGGCCGATGGATTCACGAACTGGATCGCACCAACACGCCATCAGGCATTACCTGGCCAGGCAAACCAGATGTCTATCATGCCGCCCAATGCGTTCTGATGCCAAAATTGGACCTCACCCCATGCTTTGCTGGCGCATTGGCTCATAAGTCACACGACTAA
- a CDS encoding glycoside hydrolase 5 family protein has protein sequence MKFGVNYTPRIGWFHSWLDFTPDHVRADFDAIASLGVDHVRIFPLWPVLQPNRTLIRQRALDDVATVVELAHERGMDTYVDVLQGHLSSFDYLPSWVNSWHRRNIFSDPDVVSGEMALVEALASRLRDVPGAQGLSLGNEFIQFAADRHPEQHKITSAQAHDWLTQLLGVARTVWPDATHVHTHDDDIWFDTAHPFDPASAVKFGDATTVHSWVFGKVGPRFGRGSIQLEWFSRYLCELADAWGQAYGHTQRPVWLQEIGSPSNYVDPGDSAQFLTANIERLMGVHGGGTAPNLNAITWWCSHDVSRSLADFPELEHTLGLCDSDGNVKPIGRAYQEAVTAWQDVEPVSIDRPTLTIDLSSQTRDLADAHHTFFDQWMEQALTGKVPQIAINQIS, from the coding sequence ATGAAATTCGGTGTTAACTACACCCCGCGAATTGGCTGGTTTCATTCCTGGTTAGATTTCACTCCAGATCATGTTCGCGCTGATTTTGATGCTATCGCGTCGCTAGGCGTGGATCATGTTCGGATTTTTCCGTTGTGGCCAGTACTGCAACCCAACCGTACATTGATTCGCCAGCGGGCACTTGACGATGTTGCTACGGTAGTCGAGCTTGCCCATGAGCGCGGTATGGACACATATGTGGATGTATTACAAGGGCACCTGTCCTCCTTTGATTACTTACCGTCCTGGGTGAATTCATGGCATCGTCGCAATATCTTCAGCGATCCAGATGTGGTCTCAGGTGAGATGGCTCTAGTTGAGGCACTTGCTTCGCGGTTGCGTGATGTTCCGGGAGCACAAGGCTTAAGCCTGGGTAATGAATTCATCCAGTTCGCAGCCGATCGCCATCCAGAACAACACAAAATCACCTCTGCACAAGCACACGACTGGCTTACCCAATTACTGGGTGTAGCTCGCACCGTGTGGCCGGATGCTACTCATGTTCATACTCACGACGACGATATCTGGTTTGATACCGCGCATCCTTTCGATCCGGCGTCGGCCGTTAAATTTGGTGATGCCACCACTGTTCATTCGTGGGTGTTTGGTAAGGTAGGCCCACGTTTTGGGCGTGGGAGCATACAGCTAGAATGGTTCTCCCGGTATTTGTGCGAACTGGCAGATGCTTGGGGCCAGGCTTATGGTCATACCCAGCGTCCAGTGTGGTTACAAGAGATCGGGTCACCGTCAAACTATGTAGATCCTGGCGATTCGGCTCAGTTTTTAACCGCTAATATTGAGCGATTGATGGGCGTTCATGGCGGTGGAACTGCCCCGAATTTGAATGCGATTACTTGGTGGTGTTCACACGATGTGTCGCGGTCTTTAGCAGACTTCCCAGAGCTAGAGCACACTCTTGGATTATGCGATTCCGACGGTAATGTTAAGCCAATTGGGCGAGCATACCAAGAAGCTGTTACTGCCTGGCAGGATGTTGAACCGGTGAGTATTGACCGGCCAACGTTGACGATCGATCTCTCTTCACAAACACGCGATTTGGCTGATGCTCACCATACCTTCTTTGATCAGTGGATGGAACAAGCATTGACTGGAAAAGTGCCACAGATTGCTATTAACCAGATCAGCTAA